The following proteins are encoded in a genomic region of Thermoflexus hugenholtzii JAD2:
- the lexA gene encoding transcriptional repressor LexA: MKQRRRVQARRDLRREIYRFIVRWNREQGTYPTVREIQKGLRISSTSLVHYHLRRLEEAGLVQRFDRRSRGIRIRQWPDGLTPSEDLISLPFMGFIAAGDPIPDPDAEPQGWIPIPRLWLLETDGLFVLRVRGDSMIDALVRDGDLIVVKPAAQVENGEMAVVWLRDRQATTLKHVYYEPEQGRIRLQPAHPSMKPLVLPEEDVQIQGKVIQVLRNLNGAPFPTVPPAG; this comes from the coding sequence ATGAAACAGAGGCGGCGGGTGCAGGCGCGGCGGGATCTGCGGAGGGAGATCTACCGGTTCATCGTCCGCTGGAATCGGGAGCAGGGGACCTATCCGACCGTCCGGGAGATCCAGAAGGGGTTGCGCATCTCCTCAACGTCTCTGGTGCATTATCATCTGCGCCGGCTGGAGGAGGCGGGCCTGGTCCAGCGGTTCGACCGGCGATCCCGGGGGATCCGGATCCGTCAGTGGCCCGACGGGCTGACCCCATCGGAGGACTTGATCTCCTTGCCCTTTATGGGGTTCATCGCGGCGGGTGATCCCATCCCGGATCCGGATGCGGAGCCGCAAGGATGGATCCCCATCCCTCGCCTCTGGCTCCTCGAGACGGACGGGCTCTTCGTCCTGCGTGTGCGCGGGGATTCGATGATCGACGCCCTGGTCCGGGATGGCGATCTGATCGTGGTGAAGCCTGCGGCCCAGGTTGAGAACGGGGAGATGGCGGTGGTCTGGCTGCGGGATCGCCAGGCGACGACGCTCAAACACGTCTACTATGAGCCGGAGCAGGGGCGCATCCGACTTCAGCCCGCCCATCCATCCATGAAACCCCTCGTGCTCCCCGAGGAGGACGTTCAGATCCAGGGGAAAGTCATCCAGGTGCTCCGCAACCTGAACGGCGCCCCCTTCCCCACCGTGCCCCCAGCCGGATAG